In the bacterium genome, TGCCATTTTCTCGCCTCCTTTCAAAAAAAAATTAATTTTTCATCAAAAAAAACTTACCTTCGCCGCTCAATTGTTAGGTGAAGGATGAGATAACGATTGGCTGGTTAAAAATTAGGTAACCTAAATAATCGCTTTTCGGAGGAAAAACCAATTTAGAGTTTATATTTTTACCATAATCTTACACTTTTGTCAATGATTTCTTCTGGATTTTCTCTCTGATTTTACGGGCCTTTTCTTAGCGCTTTCTCTTTTTTGGGGCAGGTTTTCTGACAATTTTAATAGTGACCTGTTTTTTGTTTAATTTTCGGTTGGAAAGAATTGTCCCGGGAATGACTTTTCTACCATCGACAAATATTTCTCCACGCCTGCCTTTTCCCTTAATTTTCACATTAATCTTTGTTTTTCTAAAAGAAAAATTCTTTATTTCAAGTGAAAAATCCTGTTCCATCGCCGGTAAAGCGATCCTCAGACCTTCCGGTAGCGGTTCTAAGCCGCACAAACCCTTGAGAAGCATTTCAATAAAATTCAAATTTTCAATACAGACACCGGAGCGATCACTGCCCCCGTGCCCAGGCATCGCCAATACACCGGGATGATAGACAACGCCTTCCAGATAATCCGTCAAACGTTGAAATGCCTGATCAGCACTTTTTTTATTTTCCAGTCCCAGTCGCAACATGGTTTGGGATATGGCAAAATGCGAATTCGTTGACTGCCTGGATTGGCTGATATAATTAGCTTGATCTACAATAAAACGACGGTATCGTTCAAAACGATCGCGCCATTTTCCATGCGTCCACAGCTCCTGAAAAACCTTTTTTTGCTTTACGGGTGCTCCAATATTTTCGATCACCGCCCAAATCGGATCAATACTTTCGATGGGAATTTTATAGTCCCCATTTTTAACAACGGCATAAGCATAATACCCTTCACTCCCTAAATCGGGATACCAAAATGTCTGCTCTAAAATCTTTGCGCCTTGTTTGGCTTTATTTTCACATACCACCGCCAGGGCCGGATTGGTTTCCATGCGGTTGTGCCGCAATACAACCGCAACCTCTCTAAATGCCGAAATACTTATACAGACATTTTTTACAAAATCCAAAGGTTTATCCTGCAACTCGCTTTCTATTGGAAGAATCGTGTAATTATCAGGATATGTTTTGCGCGGCGAATGATATTCCGGCAAACCATTATCATTATGGTCCATATCAACAAAATATTTTGTGAGTTCTTTAAGCCGAAGTATGTTGGCTGCCAGCCATTCTTCATTATGCGTTGCCTGGAAATAACGACACGCGATTAAAATAACATACGCAATATCAACCGTTTCCGCCCGCTGATCAAACCAGTCATCCAAATAATTTTCAATTGCAGCATGATTCCAAATTCCCAAAGCCAGGAATCCTTCTACACCAATGAACAGATTTTCCGGTAAAACCGGATCAGGGCTATTAACTTGGGTTAATCCGGGGGCCGCATATTTATCTTTACAGACCATCCAGCCTGCCCAGGTTTTCAACATTTGAAAATAAAAATCCAGTTCCTGATGAGACGTCGTCACGGTCATCCCCTGGAGCGAACGCTGCTGGTTGGCGGTCTCCCATGCATAAAAATCATCGTTTTTACGCAGTTTCCGCATATTTCCGGCAACTGTTTCACGGTCAATACCCCAGCTGCTATAAAACGAAGCTGTGAAAAATTGTCCCTGGTCAAGGTCCTTGGCAGGGGTTTCAATACCGACAACAAGTCCGGATAACTCATTTTCCAAAGGTTCCCCATGGGGATGAACCGAACTATGTTCACCGGCCTTGATAAAACCACCCTCTTGGCTCCAGCCATGCGCCAGCCAGCTTTCTTCACGGATAAGATAATCCCTTTGAAACAAAATCGCCTCGCGAGGATCAGCAAATAATTCATCATCCCGTTCAACCTGTTGAGCAGGATCATTGCCGGCAGTCATTTCGGGTTCTTGCAAATGAACACCAAAACGCAACCCCTGCAAGGAACGGCCGCTTTGATTATGCACGGTGCAACGTACACCCACCCCCATCCCTTTGTTCATCTGAAAATAACTGCGTGTCAATACAATGCCGTCAGGCCAGGACCACATTTCCGAAATTTTTCCAGGTTGTATCTGCATTTGAACAGAAGCGTTATCAATCCCGGGAATCAATCGTCGCTGTTCTCCGGCAACGAATACTGAATAGAGCAATTCCGTCTCTAAGCGGCGCCCATCCGGAAGGTAAAGCGTTCCGGCGGGGCCTGCCTGATTTCCAGAATAGACCAATTCCTGCACCAGCGGATGGTAATAGGCCAGTAAAATTTGGGAAGGTGTTTTTTCGAAAGAGGAAAAATATCCGGATAATTTTGAAATTTCCGGGGCCTGAGGAACAAAATCCAATTGTATCATTGCCGTGGAAGAGGTTGGCACAGCTTCAGGTACTGTGTCCAACCCTGCACCATAAACACTCGCGGAAAAATAACCAAGCACCAAGATCGCCAATGGTCTGACCCAAAGGACCGCTCTTGGGAACATGGCGAATTATGCTCCGTTTTTAAATTGCTTGGTCAATTCCGGGACAACTTCATTGAGGTCCCCGACAATTCCATACGTTGCAACTTTAAAAATCTCTGCGTCAGGATTATTGTTTATTGCAATAATAACATCCGCAGATTGCATGCCGGCCAGGTGCTGAATCGCCCCGGAAACCCCCACTGCAAAATAGATTTTCGGGCATACTGTTTTGCCGGTTTGACCGACCTGATGCGAATACGGCACCCAGCCTGAATCAACCACGGCACGCGATGCACCCACCGCACCGCCGATGGCAGCAGCCAAATCATGAATAATGCTGAAATTTTCTTTGTTGCCGACACCCCGGCCGCCGGTGACAATAATATCCGCCTCCGCAATATTACAGGTGTCTTCAATTTCTTTGACAATATCCACCACTTTTGCACGAATGGTAAACTCCGATTCCGCCGGGCTTGTCTCAACAATTTCACCTTGACGTTTTATATCTTTCTCCAACGCCTTCATTACTTTATGCCGCACCGTGGCCATTTGCGGCCTTTTTTCCTCACAAACAATCGTCGCCATAATATTACCGCCGTATGCCGGACGGGTACCCAGAAGAATTTTTTTCTCCGGATCAATTTCCAGTCCCGTGCAATCCGCAGTCATACCTGCCTCGAGATGTGCGGCTACACGGGGGATAAAGGATCTCCCAATGGCTGTGGCCCCGGCAAGAATAATTGACGGCTTATGCTCTTTGACCAGGTCCGTCATAGCCTTGGCATACGGTTCATCGGCAAATTTTTCAAATACCGGACTATCCACATAAAAAACCTTGTCTGCACCATAGGCAACCAATTCATCAGCCGCCGCGCGCATCCCACTTCCCAATAAAACCGCCACAAGTTTTTGACCAAGATCATCCGCCAATTTTCTGCCGGCGCCTAATAATTCATACGATACGGAATTAAGTTTTCCTTCCCTCTGCTCTGCATAAATCCACACATCTTTGTAATCTGCAAGACTCATTGCGCGTTGATCCTCCCTTTATATTCCTAAATACGGAGACGTTGCATGCAACGTCTCTACTAGAGAACATTCATTTAAAAAATATTCATTTCCTTAATCTTTCCATAAAGAATTTCGGCGGCCTGTGCCGGTTCACCTTCAATCATTTCACCTTTGTATTGCCGCTTAGGGGTAAATGTTTTAAAAACCCTGGTCGGCGATCCCTTCAATCCCACCTGACTCGTATCAAACCCCGGCATATCCGCCACGGCCCAAACCTGGGGCTCATATTTTTTAGCCCGCATTTTCCCCTTCAACGACTCCAAACGGGGTTCATTGATTTCCTTCACGACACTGATCAATGCAGGCAGCGGACTTTCTAAAACATCATAGCCGTCTTCCATAAGCCGTTGGGCCCTGATTTTCTCTTCTGAAATTTCTTCGATCTTCCTGACCCATGCAATCATCGGCAGATCCAGACAGGCAGCGATTTCCGGTCCAACCTGGGCAGTATCACCATCAACTGCTTGTTTTCCCGTTATGATTAATTGGTAATCGCCAATTTTTATTAAAGCCTGCGATAAAGTATAGGCTGTTGCCCAGGTATCCGATCCGGCAATTGCGCGATCCGAGATCAAAATTCCCTCGTCCGCGCCCAGACCGATTGTCTTTTTAATAATGGCTGCTGCTTGCGGCGGTCCCATCGTGACCACGGTTATTTTTCCACCGAGTTTTTCCTTAATACGCAATGCTTCTTCCACTGCATATTCATCAAAAGGATTCAAAATACTTTCCACCCCATCACGAATCATCGTGCCGGTTTCCGGGTCCAGCTTAACATTGGTGGTTGCCACAACCTGCTTGATTAAAACAACTATATTCATTTCATCCTCCCAACCGCTTAATCGTAATCGTTATTTCGCCGCTTTGGCAGCTTCCTTAATCAATTGAAGCGCAATCTCATTTCTTTGGATCTGACTGGTTCCCTCATATATCTGCGTAATTTTGGCATCCCGCATCATCTTTTCCACCGGGTATTCTTTCATATAGCCATAACCACCCATGACCTGAACAGCATCTGTGGTCACGCGCATGGCCACTTCCGAGGCAAACAATTTGGACATGGCGGAAATCTTGGCAAAGCTTTTCGCACCGGCATCAACTGTCTTGGCAGTCGCATAAATCAATGCCCTGGACGCCTCAACATCTGTCGCCATATTTGCCAACATATGCTGGACCGCTTGAATACTGGAAATGGGTTGATTAAATTGAACACGTTCGCGGGAATATTTTACCGCTTCATCCAAGGCGCCGGCTGCAATCCCCAGTGCCTGGGCTGCAACGCCGGGCCGGGATG is a window encoding:
- a CDS encoding electron transfer flavoprotein subunit alpha/FixB family protein, with the translated sequence MSLADYKDVWIYAEQREGKLNSVSYELLGAGRKLADDLGQKLVAVLLGSGMRAAADELVAYGADKVFYVDSPVFEKFADEPYAKAMTDLVKEHKPSIILAGATAIGRSFIPRVAAHLEAGMTADCTGLEIDPEKKILLGTRPAYGGNIMATIVCEEKRPQMATVRHKVMKALEKDIKRQGEIVETSPAESEFTIRAKVVDIVKEIEDTCNIAEADIIVTGGRGVGNKENFSIIHDLAAAIGGAVGASRAVVDSGWVPYSHQVGQTGKTVCPKIYFAVGVSGAIQHLAGMQSADVIIAINNNPDAEIFKVATYGIVGDLNEVVPELTKQFKNGA
- a CDS encoding electron transfer flavoprotein subunit beta/FixA family protein — its product is MNIVVLIKQVVATTNVKLDPETGTMIRDGVESILNPFDEYAVEEALRIKEKLGGKITVVTMGPPQAAAIIKKTIGLGADEGILISDRAIAGSDTWATAYTLSQALIKIGDYQLIITGKQAVDGDTAQVGPEIAACLDLPMIAWVRKIEEISEEKIRAQRLMEDGYDVLESPLPALISVVKEINEPRLESLKGKMRAKKYEPQVWAVADMPGFDTSQVGLKGSPTRVFKTFTPKRQYKGEMIEGEPAQAAEILYGKIKEMNIF